From Salinibacterium sp. ZJ450, one genomic window encodes:
- a CDS encoding nuclear transport factor 2 family protein, whose amino-acid sequence MTDDRLQLLLDRSEIERVVYDYATGLDTKDWALWRSIFTDELQVKFRPAVEAAFTGLGQAWVSMTADEWVEGRRDLFTGLATTQHQMTNPRITIDGDTATCIMYMQAIHFMPGKPDIEYTLGGYYVDDLVRTPEGWKLTRVNLNVTWERGDATMLERGRALGQELVAAGS is encoded by the coding sequence ATGACTGACGATCGCCTGCAGCTGCTTCTGGACCGCTCCGAGATCGAGCGTGTGGTCTACGACTACGCCACCGGTCTCGACACGAAGGACTGGGCACTCTGGCGCTCGATCTTCACCGATGAGCTGCAGGTGAAGTTCCGCCCCGCCGTGGAGGCCGCATTCACGGGCCTCGGGCAGGCGTGGGTTTCGATGACCGCCGATGAATGGGTCGAAGGGCGACGCGACCTATTCACGGGGCTCGCGACGACTCAGCATCAGATGACAAACCCGCGGATCACGATTGACGGTGATACGGCGACCTGCATCATGTACATGCAGGCGATCCACTTCATGCCGGGTAAGCCGGATATCGAATACACGCTCGGCGGCTACTACGTCGACGACCTGGTGCGCACGCCGGAAGGCTGGAAGCTCACGCGGGTGAATCTCAACGTCACGTGGGAGCGCGGTGATGCGACCATGCTCGAGCGCGGTCGCGCCTTGGGCCAAGAGCTTGTCGCGGCCGGGAGCTGA
- a CDS encoding zinc-binding dehydrogenase produces MEDYPIPKIGDDDLLLEVIMCGVDGSELAMYRGAFDYVNDRVPVIFGDEIIGRVAQIGNAASARRGLAVGDRVVVEARWPCAEGCHTCNRGQYYLCERRGLKNGYGTLSAKDAPHLWGGYSTHTFVPPEAVVYPVPDDLSDRTALIACSPFANGIRWAEATDVAAGGHIAVIGPGPQGLSCALAAIATGRRATLIGLEADSERLKLAEGFGATTFVTTRDSDPDAIVQTAADIVAQHGPVDAVIEVSGSPAGKSLAMHVVRALGTVVSSASPNPSIQPFDWRLLMWKEVTVKGRISHPNTVETAFEKARELRDRGVDVGDWITHVFPLDDVAGAIRTAAYQTEERPIKVALDPRA; encoded by the coding sequence TTGGAGGATTACCCAATCCCCAAGATCGGCGACGATGACCTGCTGCTCGAAGTCATCATGTGCGGCGTGGACGGTTCGGAACTCGCCATGTACCGCGGCGCGTTCGACTATGTGAACGATCGTGTGCCGGTGATCTTCGGCGATGAGATCATCGGCAGAGTCGCCCAGATCGGAAACGCTGCCTCAGCACGTCGCGGCTTGGCCGTGGGCGACAGGGTCGTGGTTGAAGCCCGCTGGCCATGCGCCGAGGGGTGTCACACCTGCAACCGCGGCCAGTACTACCTGTGCGAGCGACGGGGGCTGAAGAACGGCTACGGTACCCTGTCGGCGAAGGATGCCCCGCACCTATGGGGCGGCTACTCTACCCACACGTTCGTCCCGCCCGAGGCCGTCGTGTACCCGGTGCCGGATGATCTCTCTGACCGCACTGCGCTCATCGCCTGCTCACCCTTCGCCAACGGTATCCGCTGGGCGGAGGCCACTGATGTAGCCGCTGGCGGACACATCGCCGTGATCGGACCGGGCCCGCAGGGACTCAGCTGCGCCCTCGCCGCAATTGCGACGGGTCGGCGTGCCACCTTGATCGGCCTCGAGGCAGACTCCGAGCGTCTGAAGCTGGCAGAAGGATTCGGTGCGACCACATTCGTCACTACTCGCGATAGCGACCCCGATGCAATTGTTCAAACGGCCGCCGACATCGTGGCTCAGCACGGCCCCGTCGATGCCGTAATCGAAGTATCGGGCTCACCGGCCGGGAAATCACTCGCCATGCACGTGGTCCGCGCCCTCGGAACGGTGGTGAGTTCCGCGTCTCCCAACCCCTCGATACAGCCTTTCGACTGGCGGCTGCTCATGTGGAAGGAGGTCACGGTGAAAGGCCGGATCTCGCATCCGAACACGGTGGAGACTGCATTCGAGAAGGCGCGCGAACTCCGCGATCGTGGAGTGGATGTCGGCGACTGGATCACCCACGTATTTCCCCTGGACGACGTCGCGGGCGCGATCCGAACCGCCGCTTACCAGACCGAGGAACGGCCCATCAAGGTCGCGCTCGACCCGCGCGCCTGA
- a CDS encoding acyl-CoA dehydrogenase family protein yields MTIISESIDNPTALSSSDYVVRARAIAPIIEEHSAAGEAAGAMPEATIQALKEAGLFWMLVDPELGGGGVSADVALEVFEVIAEADGSTGWALMAAAVSTWNTSLYYPGFRQLFLDGRKPISCGTIAPLGTAVKVDGGLLVNTPPVPFGSGMDASDWVGTTVRILDEDGNPVLRENGTPLTRAIRAPKSETIVYGDWDVMGMAATGSYSYGWNDYFVPDDFTFDSAPLVAAPGKDYNGKTLDLLSSSVIGHGGVVLGLMRRALHEVARAVDGKKRMAYSVPVDEYPVFRKEFAEADAKFWSVRDYFYRVVREGIASTAESQSLTSEQMARVRQATTHVHTVATEVIMFASLWGGTQTIRNPSFLGRAVRDMVVARNHALIDIVTLDNAADPIIDSWK; encoded by the coding sequence ATGACCATCATCAGCGAGTCGATCGACAACCCCACAGCTCTCTCATCCTCGGATTACGTCGTGCGTGCCCGGGCGATAGCTCCAATCATTGAGGAGCATTCCGCAGCAGGTGAGGCTGCCGGAGCGATGCCCGAGGCAACGATTCAGGCGCTGAAAGAGGCCGGGCTGTTCTGGATGCTCGTCGACCCCGAGCTCGGCGGCGGCGGAGTATCGGCAGATGTCGCGCTGGAGGTGTTCGAGGTCATCGCGGAGGCAGACGGTTCCACAGGGTGGGCTCTCATGGCCGCAGCGGTGTCGACCTGGAACACGTCGCTGTACTACCCCGGTTTCCGACAGCTCTTCTTGGACGGCCGAAAGCCGATTTCCTGCGGAACCATTGCTCCGCTGGGCACCGCGGTGAAGGTCGATGGCGGCCTCCTCGTCAACACGCCCCCGGTGCCGTTCGGCAGCGGAATGGACGCGTCCGACTGGGTTGGCACAACCGTCCGGATCTTGGACGAGGACGGCAACCCGGTCCTCCGTGAGAACGGGACCCCGCTGACACGCGCGATCCGCGCCCCCAAGTCCGAGACGATCGTCTACGGCGACTGGGATGTGATGGGCATGGCTGCCACCGGCAGCTACAGCTACGGCTGGAACGACTACTTCGTTCCGGATGACTTCACGTTCGATTCGGCCCCTCTGGTGGCGGCACCCGGCAAGGACTACAACGGTAAAACCCTTGACCTGCTCTCCTCGAGCGTGATCGGTCACGGTGGGGTTGTGCTCGGCCTCATGCGACGGGCGTTGCACGAGGTCGCGCGCGCTGTCGACGGCAAGAAGCGGATGGCGTACTCCGTGCCCGTCGACGAATACCCGGTGTTCCGGAAAGAGTTCGCCGAGGCAGATGCAAAGTTCTGGTCGGTCCGCGACTACTTCTACCGAGTGGTGCGCGAGGGCATCGCGTCGACGGCCGAGTCACAGTCGCTGACTTCGGAGCAGATGGCCCGTGTCCGGCAGGCGACCACACACGTCCACACGGTCGCGACTGAGGTGATCATGTTCGCGAGCCTGTGGGGAGGCACTCAGACGATCCGCAACCCCAGTTTCCTCGGCCGCGCCGTGCGGGACATGGTCGTCGCCCGTAACCACGCCCTGATCGATATCGTCACGCTCGATAACGCAGCCGATCCGATCATCGACTCCTGGAAGTAG
- a CDS encoding VOC family protein, with product MTIDVERIEVLGANVSNLASARELFTKLFGLRFESVVLGAPDDISSERLPLRSGNLHPDPQSVQGRPTPLAIDTAGLFELIEAPTPDQADQMRNIHFKVADIEAATEEMMANGIRVVDNLRCGNLREVIFEPEDLFGIRLCFVQYEEPSIIEAMLANQESSRTP from the coding sequence ATGACGATCGACGTGGAACGCATCGAGGTGCTGGGCGCGAACGTGAGCAACCTCGCGAGTGCACGGGAGTTGTTCACGAAGCTGTTCGGATTGAGATTCGAAAGTGTCGTCTTGGGGGCTCCCGACGACATCTCGTCGGAGCGACTACCGTTGCGCAGTGGGAATTTGCATCCGGATCCGCAGTCCGTCCAGGGCCGGCCGACGCCTCTGGCGATCGACACTGCGGGTCTGTTCGAGCTGATCGAGGCGCCGACACCTGACCAGGCTGACCAGATGCGGAACATCCACTTCAAGGTCGCCGATATCGAAGCTGCGACTGAGGAGATGATGGCGAACGGCATCCGTGTCGTCGACAATCTCCGGTGTGGGAACCTTCGAGAGGTGATCTTCGAACCGGAAGATCTTTTCGGGATTCGTCTGTGCTTCGTGCAGTACGAAGAGCCGAGCATCATCGAGGCGATGCTCGCGAACCAGGAGTCATCGAGGACTCCGTAG
- a CDS encoding VOC family protein, which translates to MPRGARRLRRDSECQRRVPRRSQLLPALPAGGRGIEYRGSTVSYSADVAFYDSGNIRVELIQPTGDGPSPYHDHLAAHGGQASVHHVAYLVDSIDEHVARATERGSSPRLVVGAPLPAGNGRYAYYEGLMDGIVVEFIERHP; encoded by the coding sequence ATGCCGCGTGGAGCCAGACGACTTCGACGAGACTCGGAATGTCAACGGCGCGTTCCTCGGCGATCTCAACTTCTACCGGCACTTCCCGCTGGAGGTCGCGGAATCGAGTATCGCGGCAGCACAGTGTCGTACTCCGCCGACGTCGCCTTCTACGATTCGGGGAACATCCGCGTTGAACTGATCCAACCGACGGGCGATGGCCCGTCGCCGTATCACGATCACCTCGCCGCGCACGGCGGGCAGGCGAGCGTCCATCACGTGGCGTACCTCGTCGATTCGATCGATGAGCACGTTGCCCGCGCGACGGAGCGAGGCAGTAGCCCTCGCCTCGTGGTCGGTGCGCCGCTACCCGCGGGGAACGGGCGTTACGCCTACTACGAGGGCCTCATGGATGGAATCGTGGTCGAGTTCATCGAACGGCACCCGTAG
- a CDS encoding zinc-binding dehydrogenase, translated as MASTATALVQTGPKEQHFEEIPFPTLPPGAALLRVEANGICGSDVESFLGEDRIVPADRKYPRINGHEIVGVIEDMGPKTKHREGLNIGDRVAVNPVIACGKCGPCTDGRMHMCAAGRFPVPVYGFIPTTVTPGLWGGYSTHVYLDPETIVYPFPADFDPLSATLWNPLGGAVQWSLMTPGHSVGQSVVVLGSGQRGLAIVAAQRAAGSGLIVATGLSRDQHKLDLAVEFGADAVVDVEKQDPVEAVLELTGGQGVDLVIDTVPKITSTTLQGVQMLKAGGTLVNIGVKEATVDGFPIGRITSKNIRVIGAANSSIAAYRTAADMLISGRVKLDKMRTHVFGFDRFEEALDTLEAKIPGVKSVNVVVTPTFTP; from the coding sequence ATGGCCAGCACCGCTACAGCGCTCGTTCAGACGGGACCGAAGGAGCAGCACTTCGAAGAGATCCCGTTTCCGACGCTGCCACCCGGCGCTGCGCTGCTGCGGGTAGAAGCCAACGGGATCTGCGGCAGCGACGTCGAGTCCTTCCTCGGCGAGGACAGAATCGTTCCTGCAGACCGGAAGTACCCGCGGATCAATGGACACGAGATTGTCGGCGTGATCGAAGACATGGGTCCGAAGACCAAGCACCGCGAAGGTTTGAACATCGGCGACCGGGTCGCAGTGAACCCGGTGATCGCGTGCGGCAAATGCGGACCGTGCACCGATGGTCGAATGCACATGTGCGCTGCCGGCCGATTCCCGGTCCCCGTGTACGGGTTCATCCCGACGACTGTGACGCCGGGGCTGTGGGGTGGCTACAGCACGCACGTCTACCTCGATCCGGAGACCATCGTCTATCCGTTCCCCGCTGACTTCGATCCTTTGAGTGCGACGCTGTGGAATCCGCTCGGCGGTGCCGTGCAGTGGTCGCTGATGACCCCTGGTCACAGTGTCGGTCAATCGGTCGTCGTTCTCGGCAGTGGGCAACGCGGGCTGGCGATCGTCGCCGCGCAACGCGCCGCCGGTTCCGGGCTCATCGTCGCGACGGGCCTCAGCCGAGACCAACACAAGCTGGACCTTGCGGTTGAGTTCGGCGCCGACGCGGTTGTGGATGTCGAGAAACAGGATCCGGTGGAAGCGGTGCTCGAGCTCACCGGAGGGCAGGGTGTCGATTTGGTGATCGATACCGTGCCGAAGATCACCTCCACGACGCTGCAGGGGGTCCAGATGCTCAAAGCAGGGGGCACTCTCGTCAACATCGGGGTGAAGGAGGCGACCGTCGATGGCTTCCCGATCGGTCGCATCACCTCGAAGAACATTCGTGTGATCGGGGCGGCGAACTCCAGCATTGCCGCCTACCGGACGGCTGCCGACATGCTGATTTCCGGCCGGGTGAAGTTGGACAAGATGCGCACCCACGTGTTCGGCTTCGACCGATTCGAGGAAGCACTCGACACCCTTGAAGCGAAGATCCCCGGGGTCAAGAGTGTGAACGTAGTTGTCACCCCGACGTTCACTCCGTAA
- a CDS encoding SDR family NAD(P)-dependent oxidoreductase, producing the protein MSSNIKTALVTGASGGIGREIALRLAADGHLVIAHYGRDAESAAKTVRQIQDAGGEALTLGAELTSVAAIGELFGKIDDALSDRGLAKLDVLVNNAGTSAPGGMDTIDEVAFDRVFDTNTKGMFFVTKHAVDRLCHGGRIINISSMVSRAAYPGSIAYGMSKAAVNSLTLSLAAGLGHRGISVNAVAPGATDTEFIGAVKTNPARLAAILDGTALGRLGHPRDIAGVVAFLASDDGAWITGQVIEASGGMHL; encoded by the coding sequence ATGTCCTCGAACATCAAGACCGCGCTGGTGACCGGGGCATCCGGCGGCATCGGGCGCGAGATCGCGCTGCGACTCGCTGCCGACGGCCATCTCGTCATCGCGCACTATGGGCGGGACGCAGAGAGCGCGGCGAAGACCGTGCGGCAGATCCAGGATGCAGGGGGCGAGGCGCTCACCCTCGGAGCCGAGCTCACGAGCGTCGCCGCCATCGGCGAACTGTTCGGGAAGATTGACGACGCGCTGTCGGACCGGGGGCTCGCGAAGCTCGACGTGCTCGTGAACAACGCCGGAACGAGTGCGCCTGGCGGAATGGACACGATAGACGAAGTCGCGTTCGACCGCGTCTTCGACACGAACACGAAGGGGATGTTCTTCGTGACCAAGCACGCCGTCGACCGACTGTGTCATGGCGGCAGGATCATCAACATCTCCTCGATGGTGTCGCGCGCCGCCTACCCGGGCTCCATCGCCTACGGCATGAGCAAGGCAGCCGTCAACTCTCTGACGCTTTCGCTGGCGGCCGGGCTCGGTCATCGAGGAATCAGCGTCAACGCGGTCGCGCCCGGCGCGACCGACACCGAGTTCATCGGTGCCGTGAAGACCAACCCCGCCCGGCTGGCGGCGATTCTCGACGGGACGGCCCTGGGGCGCTTGGGCCACCCGCGCGACATTGCCGGAGTGGTCGCCTTCCTCGCATCGGACGACGGGGCATGGATCACCGGGCAGGTCATCGAGGCGAGCGGGGGCATGCACCTCTGA
- a CDS encoding cyclase family protein, with amino-acid sequence MLDTQLMTDEELPAVFEAVSNWGRWGADDERGTVNLITPEVTARAAAEIREGVTVGFGSIDLSGSLASAEPPTRHVMLKDGEDAGKGYASATDFVGIDYHGVHTSHFDALCHVFYDGRMYNDRPAGLVRSTGAEANAIDVFRNGIATRGVLLDIPALRGTAFIEPLSPVMPNELDAALAAQGTDIREGDALFVYVGRSARRAANGSDFVDGALHLAGLDASCLPWLHERGIAVLGSDGANDALPRQTGAERVPVHVGAIVYMGMPLLDNAALDALAVACRERSRWSFFTTITPLAISGGTGSPVNPVAIF; translated from the coding sequence ATGTTGGACACACAACTGATGACGGATGAAGAGCTACCTGCGGTCTTCGAGGCGGTATCCAATTGGGGCCGATGGGGTGCCGACGACGAGCGCGGGACCGTCAACCTCATCACCCCAGAAGTGACCGCGCGCGCAGCCGCGGAGATCAGGGAGGGCGTCACCGTCGGCTTCGGGTCGATCGACCTGTCGGGTTCCCTGGCATCCGCCGAGCCGCCGACGCGACACGTGATGCTCAAGGACGGCGAGGACGCTGGCAAGGGATACGCCTCCGCAACAGACTTCGTCGGGATTGACTACCACGGGGTCCACACCAGCCACTTCGACGCACTGTGCCACGTGTTCTACGACGGGCGCATGTACAACGACCGCCCGGCGGGGCTTGTGCGCTCCACCGGCGCGGAGGCGAATGCGATCGACGTCTTCCGCAACGGCATCGCCACCAGGGGTGTGCTGCTCGACATACCCGCGCTGCGTGGCACCGCTTTCATCGAACCCCTCTCCCCCGTTATGCCGAACGAACTCGATGCCGCTCTCGCCGCGCAGGGCACCGACATCCGTGAAGGCGACGCCCTATTCGTCTACGTCGGCCGCTCCGCTCGTCGTGCAGCCAACGGCAGCGACTTCGTGGATGGCGCGCTGCACCTCGCCGGTCTCGATGCCTCGTGCCTGCCGTGGCTGCACGAGCGGGGCATCGCGGTGCTCGGTTCGGATGGCGCGAACGACGCGCTGCCGCGACAGACCGGGGCCGAAAGGGTGCCGGTCCATGTCGGCGCAATCGTGTACATGGGGATGCCGCTGCTCGACAACGCCGCTCTCGATGCCCTCGCAGTTGCGTGCCGCGAGCGATCTCGCTGGAGCTTCTTCACTACAATCACGCCCTTGGCCATCAGCGGTGGCACCGGGTCGCCGGTGAACCCGGTGGCGATCTTCTAA
- a CDS encoding cytochrome P450: MSELADYDDKILDPDWYKTREDFEVLKRFSAEDPVHWTHAPTYGHDFWFVTGYENVRDYLLDHENFSSRWDGRIPKTPKRYTPEERYEMGFDVSMARNDPPIHDLYRKPVNKHFSVPAVRKMKGDIDRIVDELLDDVAERGECDLVDDIASELPARVILRLLGVPEEDWDHLQRSAWRWLSPGDPTLTIDGDLYLTSRKGHNELLDYCERLAMDRRENPRDDFASVLTQVRVDDDPLTVHELRSYFTIMIGGGLDTTRNTTAVGMYAFLTNPDQAQLLRDDPSLAFSAVEEVMRWVTPSRTRFRVAARDFEFRGRDIRAGDWVIASATSANRDERVFTDPDRFDIRRNPNPHLGFGEGIHQCLGRNLVRLELAAIFQKVVERFPDMEPVGEPEWLPDYSSVGFLQMPVRYSPALVPVGAR, translated from the coding sequence ATGAGTGAACTCGCAGACTACGACGACAAGATCCTCGATCCCGATTGGTACAAGACGCGCGAAGACTTCGAAGTTCTGAAGAGATTCAGCGCCGAGGATCCCGTGCACTGGACGCATGCGCCCACCTACGGGCACGACTTCTGGTTCGTTACGGGCTACGAGAACGTCCGCGACTACCTACTGGACCACGAGAACTTCTCGTCGCGCTGGGACGGCAGGATTCCCAAAACGCCGAAGCGCTACACACCCGAAGAGCGCTACGAAATGGGCTTCGACGTCAGTATGGCGCGCAACGATCCACCCATCCACGACCTGTATCGAAAGCCGGTGAACAAGCACTTCAGCGTTCCGGCGGTTCGCAAGATGAAGGGCGACATCGATCGCATCGTCGACGAACTGCTCGATGATGTCGCCGAACGCGGCGAGTGCGATCTGGTCGACGACATCGCCTCGGAACTTCCGGCCCGAGTGATCCTCAGACTGCTCGGCGTACCTGAGGAGGATTGGGATCATCTACAGCGGTCGGCGTGGCGCTGGCTTTCACCTGGGGATCCGACCCTGACGATCGATGGCGACCTGTATCTGACATCGCGCAAAGGTCACAACGAGTTGCTCGACTACTGCGAACGACTCGCCATGGATCGCCGCGAGAATCCTCGTGACGACTTCGCGAGCGTGCTCACCCAGGTCAGGGTCGACGATGACCCACTGACTGTGCACGAGCTGCGCAGCTACTTCACCATCATGATCGGCGGCGGGCTCGACACCACCCGCAACACGACCGCCGTGGGAATGTATGCCTTCCTGACCAATCCCGACCAGGCGCAGCTCCTGCGCGACGACCCGAGTCTTGCGTTCTCGGCGGTCGAGGAGGTCATGCGCTGGGTCACGCCATCACGGACCCGATTCCGTGTTGCGGCGCGCGACTTCGAGTTCCGCGGGCGAGACATCCGTGCCGGGGACTGGGTCATCGCGTCGGCGACATCCGCCAATCGCGACGAGCGGGTCTTCACCGACCCGGATCGCTTCGACATCCGCCGCAACCCGAATCCACACCTCGGCTTCGGGGAGGGAATCCACCAGTGCCTTGGGCGCAACCTGGTGCGTCTCGAGCTCGCCGCGATCTTCCAAAAGGTCGTGGAGAGGTTCCCGGACATGGAGCCGGTCGGCGAACCCGAGTGGCTGCCCGACTACAGCTCGGTCGGGTTCCTGCAGATGCCGGTGCGCTACTCGCCGGCACTCGTTCCCGTCGGCGCTCGCTAG
- a CDS encoding alpha/beta fold hydrolase has product MPALNLYANDPDGRADGPLVILGPALGAPASMWDKVAGLLATDYRTQTFEHFGFNGAPVLHEPFSISDIADAVVRLIDDAGVDKAFYAGDSISGAVALELARRHPDRVSAVASVCSVARRIGDPSMAPLAATVRAEGTAARAGDIGDRWFAPGSQETHSAEIASLVEILSGADDETYARYLDALDAHDVGDHLDEITVPVLAVWSEFDTGDGHGKMRLIAENVQRGTLVGIDGAGHTPPLEQPEAVAAALRSHFNAGA; this is encoded by the coding sequence ATGCCCGCCCTGAACCTCTACGCGAACGACCCGGACGGCCGAGCCGATGGGCCGCTCGTAATACTCGGACCCGCCCTCGGAGCGCCCGCCTCGATGTGGGACAAAGTGGCCGGGCTGCTGGCGACGGACTACCGGACACAGACTTTCGAGCACTTCGGTTTCAACGGCGCACCGGTGCTCCACGAACCGTTCTCGATCAGTGACATCGCTGATGCCGTCGTGCGACTAATCGACGACGCCGGCGTGGACAAGGCTTTCTACGCGGGGGACTCGATCAGCGGCGCGGTGGCCCTCGAACTCGCTCGCCGGCATCCTGACCGCGTCAGCGCGGTTGCCTCCGTGTGCAGTGTGGCGCGAAGGATAGGAGACCCGAGCATGGCGCCGCTGGCTGCGACGGTGCGAGCAGAAGGAACGGCGGCGCGAGCCGGAGACATCGGCGACCGCTGGTTTGCGCCGGGGTCACAGGAGACACACTCCGCCGAGATCGCGTCCCTTGTGGAGATTCTCTCGGGCGCCGACGATGAGACCTACGCTCGCTACCTCGACGCCCTCGACGCCCACGATGTCGGTGATCACCTCGACGAGATCACGGTGCCGGTGCTCGCGGTCTGGAGCGAGTTCGACACCGGTGACGGGCATGGCAAGATGCGGCTGATTGCCGAGAACGTGCAGCGGGGAACCCTGGTTGGGATCGATGGAGCGGGTCACACGCCTCCGCTGGAACAGCCGGAGGCCGTCGCGGCGGCGCTCCGGTCGCACTTCAACGCCGGGGCGTGA
- a CDS encoding aldo/keto reductase, with protein MEYRSLGRSGLQVSRLCVGTMMFGGATDRATAHRIIASARDEGVNFIDTADVYNAGESEVVTGAAIRDDRDDWVLATKLGSPMGPGPNDRGQSRKWIMASVESSLRRLGTDYIDILYLHRSFDDAALPEAVRALGDLIRQGKLRYFGVSNFSGWRVGLACQLADQFGLDRPVASQPVYSVVERSAEREVIPASVHYGVGVVSYSPLARGVLTGKYQPGTVPDPVSRVGRGDPRILQTEWREDSLAIAEQLARHAAGKDVKLADFALGWVLANRAITSVIAGPRTFEQWEAYLASVQTRIHGDDEMVVDELVSPGHPSTPGYNDPAYPVEGRLA; from the coding sequence ATGGAGTATCGGTCTCTGGGTCGGAGCGGGCTGCAGGTGTCGCGGCTGTGCGTCGGAACGATGATGTTCGGGGGCGCGACGGATAGGGCGACGGCACATCGCATCATCGCGAGCGCCCGCGATGAGGGTGTCAACTTCATCGACACCGCCGACGTCTACAACGCCGGCGAATCGGAGGTCGTGACGGGAGCGGCCATCCGGGACGATCGCGACGACTGGGTGCTCGCGACGAAGCTCGGCAGCCCTATGGGGCCGGGGCCCAACGATCGGGGACAGTCGCGCAAGTGGATCATGGCCTCGGTCGAGTCGAGCCTGCGCAGGCTTGGGACCGACTACATCGACATCCTGTACCTGCATCGGAGTTTCGACGACGCTGCGCTGCCAGAAGCAGTGCGAGCGCTGGGAGATCTGATCCGCCAGGGGAAGCTCAGGTACTTCGGAGTATCGAACTTCTCGGGGTGGAGGGTCGGGCTGGCGTGCCAGCTCGCGGATCAGTTCGGTCTGGATCGTCCCGTGGCGAGCCAGCCGGTGTACAGCGTGGTCGAGCGGAGCGCGGAGCGTGAGGTGATCCCGGCATCCGTGCACTACGGCGTTGGCGTGGTCAGTTACAGTCCGCTCGCGCGCGGGGTGCTGACCGGGAAGTACCAGCCGGGAACAGTTCCCGATCCGGTGAGCAGAGTGGGTCGAGGTGACCCACGCATCCTCCAGACCGAATGGCGGGAAGACTCGCTCGCCATCGCGGAGCAGCTCGCGCGCCACGCGGCAGGCAAAGACGTGAAGCTCGCAGACTTTGCGCTCGGCTGGGTACTGGCGAATCGCGCGATCACCTCTGTGATTGCTGGACCACGCACTTTTGAGCAGTGGGAGGCGTACCTGGCCTCCGTCCAAACGCGAATTCACGGCGACGACGAAATGGTTGTCGACGAACTCGTATCGCCCGGGCATCCGTCCACACCCGGCTACAACGACCCCGCCTACCCTGTGGAAGGACGCCTCGCATGA
- a CDS encoding TIGR03619 family F420-dependent LLM class oxidoreductase: protein MEYWLQCVNTLPEDIVELAILAEECGFAGIMEGDHWLMPARSADKDPHERGSMPWDYSFSDVFVTAGAVLQATTRLRFAPGVLVLANRTNPVIIAKSCATASRISGGRFALGVGLGWMKEEYDVAGVDFSTRAPRTVEMIEILRKLWGPGPVEHRGRFFDFPPTHNVPRPEHPLPIYVGAFVPQALRRAGRIGDGWMAAPGTVEELAASIAIIDEARREAGRDHERFEVFAGLKRNPDGSLPGRDDFRRAEDVGVTAAKFGPFEHMLGEPYVSMEDKRRWIENFAERVIKA from the coding sequence TTGGAGTACTGGCTGCAGTGCGTGAACACGCTGCCCGAAGACATCGTCGAACTCGCGATTCTCGCAGAGGAATGCGGCTTTGCCGGGATCATGGAGGGCGACCACTGGCTGATGCCGGCGCGTTCTGCTGACAAGGATCCTCATGAGCGAGGTTCGATGCCTTGGGATTATTCGTTCTCCGACGTTTTCGTAACGGCTGGGGCGGTGCTCCAGGCGACTACCCGGCTGCGGTTCGCGCCCGGTGTGCTCGTACTGGCGAACCGAACGAATCCCGTCATCATTGCGAAGTCGTGCGCCACCGCGTCCCGCATCAGCGGGGGCCGCTTCGCCCTGGGCGTCGGCCTCGGCTGGATGAAAGAGGAGTACGACGTGGCCGGTGTGGACTTTTCGACGCGGGCACCCCGCACGGTGGAGATGATCGAGATCCTCAGAAAGCTGTGGGGACCCGGACCGGTCGAGCACCGCGGCCGCTTTTTCGACTTTCCGCCGACGCACAACGTGCCGCGACCCGAGCATCCACTACCCATCTATGTCGGCGCCTTCGTTCCTCAGGCGCTTCGGCGCGCGGGCCGGATCGGTGACGGGTGGATGGCTGCCCCGGGGACCGTGGAGGAGCTGGCCGCCTCCATCGCGATCATCGACGAGGCGCGTCGAGAAGCCGGTCGCGATCACGAGCGGTTCGAAGTCTTCGCGGGTTTGAAGCGCAATCCCGACGGATCGCTGCCCGGGCGCGACGACTTCCGCCGTGCGGAAGACGTCGGCGTCACCGCCGCGAAGTTCGGACCGTTCGAGCACATGCTCGGCGAGCCGTACGTATCGATGGAAGACAAGCGCAGGTGGATCGAAAACTTCGCCGAACGCGTGATAAAGGCGTGA